A single region of the Salvia miltiorrhiza cultivar Shanhuang (shh) chromosome 8, IMPLAD_Smil_shh, whole genome shotgun sequence genome encodes:
- the LOC130998551 gene encoding LOW QUALITY PROTEIN: acetyl-coenzyme A carboxylase carboxyl transferase subunit beta, chloroplastic-like (The sequence of the model RefSeq protein was modified relative to this genomic sequence to represent the inferred CDS: deleted 2 bases in 1 codon), translating to MNIASNMKLVIGRKTPICLLRANSIFIDFSRYFLTKFCYSDDTFLVRDSNGDSYSIYFDIENQIFEIDSDHSFLNELESYFFCSYRNSSYMNNGSGSPNEDSLYNRYMYDTQSSWNNHITSCIDSYLQSQICIDTSIVSDSSDGYISRCIFDKRKTNSEGGGSSIPTRAKNSDLTLRERSSDLDATQKYRHLWVQCENCYGLNYKKFLQSKMNICEQCGYHLKISSSERIEVSIDPGTWDPMDEDMVSLDPIGFHSEEEPYKDRIDSYQRKIGLTEAVQTGIGQLNGIPVAIGVMDFQFMGGSMGSVVGEKITRLIEYATNQFLPLIIVCASGGARMQEGSLSLMQMAKISSALYDYQSNKKLLYVSILTSPTTGGVTASFGMLGDIIIAEPNSYIAFAGKRVIEQTLNKTVPEGSQAAEYLFQKGLFDLIVLRNLLKSVLSELFKLHAFFPLNSNSIK from the exons ATGAATATTGCGTCCAACATGAAACTTGTGATTGGTCGTAAAACACCGATTTGCTTGTTGAGAGCCAATTCTATTTTCATAGATTTCTCGAGATATTTTCTTACGAAGTTTTGTTATTCTGATGATACTTTTTTAGTTAGGGATAGTAATGGAGATAGTTATTCTATCTATTTTGATATAGAAAATCAGATTTTTGAGATTGACAGCGATCATTCTTTTCTGAATGAACTagaaagttat tttttttgtagttatCGCAATTCTAGTTATATGAATAATGGATCTGGCTCTCCTAATGAAGATTCCTTATACAATCGTTACATGTATGATACTCAATCTAGTTGGAATAATCACATTACTAGTTGCATTGACAGTTATCTTCAGTCTCAAATCTGTATTGATACGTCCATTGTAAGTGATAGTAGTGACGGTTACATTTCTAGGTGCATTTTTGATAAACGTAAAACTAATAGTGAAGGCGGGGGGTCCAGTATACCAACCCGCGCTAAGAACAGTGATTTAACTCTAAGAGAAAGGTCTAGTGATCTTGATGCAACTCAAAAATACAGGCATTTGTGGGTTCAATGCGAAAATTGTTATGGATTAAATTATAAGAAATTTTTGCAATCAAAAATGAATATTTGTGAACAGTGTGGATACCATTTGAAAATAAGTAGTTCAGAAAGAATCGAAGTTTCGATCGATCCCGGTACTTGGGACCCTATGGATGAAGACATGGTCTCTCTGGATCCCATTGGATTTCATTCGGAGGAGGAGCCTTATAAAGATCGGATTGATTCTTATCAAAGAAAGATAGGATTAACTGAGGCTGTTCAAACAGGCATAGGTCAACTAAATGGTATTCCTGTAGCAATTGGGGTTATGGATTTTCAGTTTATGGGGGGTAGTATGGGATCCGTAGTCGGGGAGAAAATCACCCGCTTGATTGAGTACGCTACCAATCAATTTCTACCTCTTATTATAGTGTGCGCTTCGGGGGGAGCGCGCATGCAAGAAGGGAGTTTGAGCCTAATGCAAATGGCTAAAATATCGTCTGCTTTATATGATTATCAATCAAATAAAAAGTTATTGTATGTATCAATCCTTACATCTCCTACTACTGGTGGGGTAACAGCCAGTTTTGGTATGTTGGGAGATATTATTATTGCCGAACCAAACTCCTACATTGCATTTGCGGGTAAAAGAGTAATTGAACAAACATTGAATAAAACAGTACCCGAAGGTTCACAAGCGGCTGAATATTTATTCCAGAAGGGCTTATTCGACCTAATCGTACTGCGTAATCTTTTGAAAAGTGTTCTGAGTGAGTTATTTAAGCTCCACGCCTTCTTTCCTTTGAATTCCAATTCAATCAAGTAG
- the LOC130998552 gene encoding NAD(P)H-quinone oxidoreductase subunit J, chloroplastic: MWEIKKMQGRLSAWLVKHAIIHRSLGFDYQGIETLQIKPEDWHSIAVILYVYGYNYLRSQCAYDVAPGGLLASVYHLTRIEYGVDQPEEVCIKVFASRRNPRIPSVFWVWKSVDFQERESYDMLGISYDNHPRLKRILMPESWIGWPLRKDYISPNFYEIQDALVIILLYQLQS; the protein is encoded by the coding sequence atgtgggAGATAAAAAAGATGCAGGGTCGTTTATCTGCTTGGCTAGTCAAGCACGCGATAATTCATAGATCTTTGGGCTTTGATTATCAAGGAATAGAGACTTTACAAATAAAGCCCGAGGATTGGCATTCTATTGCCGTCATTTTATACGTATATGGTTACAATTATCTACGCTCCCAATGTGCCTATGATGTAGCACCTGGTGGACTGTTAGCTAGTGTGTATCATCTTACCAGAATAGAGTATGGTGTGGATCAACCAGAAGAGGTATGCATAAAAGTATTTGCCTCGAGGAGGAATCCTAGAATTCCGTCCGTTTTCTGGGTTTGGAAAAGCGTGGATTTTCAAGAACGAGAATCCTATGATATGTTGGGAATCTCTTATGATAATCATCCGCGCTTGAAACGTATTTTAATGCCTGAAAGTTGGATAGGATGGCCCTTGCGTAAGGATTATATTTCCCCCAATTTTTATGAAATACAAGATGCTCTGGTGATCATTTTGCTTTACCAGCTTCAGTCTTAG